The proteins below are encoded in one region of Peribacillus muralis:
- the hflC gene encoding protease modulator HflC produces MSGKIIDFTELKKGDFHWRGYFRIGIFFIIFIVLLLIIFTNVYIVKEGEYKVVRQFGEVVRIDKTPGLKVKAPFIQSVMTLPKYQMSSDVSEAEINTKDKKRMLIDNYAVWRIEDPKKLITNARTIENAETKMGEFIYSAVRSELGQLNYDEIINDEKSSRGSLNDRITEKVNSLLQNDHYGISLTDVRIKRTDLPAENEASVFKRMISERESKAQEYLSKGDATKNRIIADTDRKVKELLSTAEANAEVIRAEGEGEAAKIYNKSFSKDPEFYKLYRTLESYKKTIGDQTVIVLPSDSPYASLLMGNTK; encoded by the coding sequence ATGAGCGGGAAAATAATCGATTTCACTGAGCTGAAAAAAGGCGACTTTCATTGGAGGGGCTATTTCAGGATTGGCATTTTCTTCATTATTTTCATCGTGCTGCTGCTGATCATATTCACCAATGTCTATATCGTCAAAGAGGGAGAATACAAAGTCGTCCGTCAATTCGGTGAGGTTGTAAGGATCGACAAAACCCCTGGATTAAAGGTGAAAGCGCCATTCATCCAAAGCGTAATGACCTTGCCGAAGTATCAAATGAGTTCCGATGTATCCGAGGCGGAAATCAATACGAAAGATAAAAAAAGAATGCTGATCGATAACTACGCAGTATGGAGAATCGAAGATCCCAAGAAGTTGATTACAAATGCACGGACGATAGAAAATGCGGAAACGAAAATGGGGGAGTTCATCTATTCAGCCGTTCGTTCAGAGCTGGGCCAATTGAATTATGATGAAATCATCAATGATGAGAAGTCGTCCAGAGGAAGTTTAAATGACCGCATAACGGAAAAGGTCAACTCGCTGCTGCAAAATGACCATTATGGCATCAGCTTGACGGATGTCCGGATAAAAAGGACGGATTTACCTGCTGAAAATGAAGCGTCCGTTTTCAAAAGGATGATTTCCGAGCGTGAATCGAAAGCGCAGGAGTACCTGTCCAAAGGTGACGCGACGAAAAACCGGATCATTGCGGATACGGATCGGAAGGTGAAGGAATTGCTCTCGACTGCGGAGGCGAATGCCGAAGTGATTAGGGCGGAAGGAGAAGGGGAAGCAGCGAAAATCTATAATAAGTCCTTTTCCAAGGATCCGGAATTCTATAAACTATACCGGACTCTTGAATCCTACAAAAAAACGATCGGCGATCAAACGGTCATCGTACTGCCATCGGATTCCCCTTATGCGAGCTTGTTAATGGGGAATACAAAATAA
- the hflK gene encoding FtsH protease activity modulator HflK, which produces MVSLKRIYTITGLVFLILILGVVAISTWYTVDESDQAVIMTFGKVKETITEPGLHVKLPWPIQSVEKLSKETFSLKFGYKEEDGEMKDYPSETKMITGDENIVLADLVVQWKITDPPKYLYNADDPEKILYDTTSAALRSIIGSTEIDDALTSGKAQIEADVRELLTQLMEKYDVGISISAVKLQDVELPNEEVRKAFTNVTDARETANTKRNEAEKYENKRMNEAEGEKDAIISQANGDKAARTESARGDVAVFEKLYSEYKGNKGITKDRLVIETLEEVLPNAEIYIMNDDGNTMKYLPLRSLEKEETKKAPASEDKASDTETKKQDPSEGKAEGGAKQ; this is translated from the coding sequence ATCGTTAGCTTAAAAAGGATCTATACGATCACAGGACTTGTTTTTCTTATTTTAATTTTGGGGGTTGTTGCGATATCGACCTGGTATACGGTCGATGAATCCGATCAGGCTGTCATCATGACGTTTGGTAAGGTAAAGGAGACGATCACGGAACCAGGTCTTCACGTTAAACTGCCTTGGCCGATACAATCGGTTGAGAAGCTATCGAAAGAAACGTTCAGCCTTAAGTTCGGATATAAGGAAGAGGACGGAGAGATGAAGGATTACCCGAGTGAGACGAAAATGATTACGGGTGATGAAAATATCGTGCTGGCCGACCTGGTTGTTCAGTGGAAAATCACGGACCCTCCAAAATATCTATATAATGCGGATGACCCAGAAAAAATATTATATGACACCACTTCTGCTGCATTAAGGAGCATCATCGGCAGCACGGAAATCGATGATGCACTCACTTCCGGGAAAGCGCAAATCGAAGCGGATGTACGGGAATTATTGACCCAGCTGATGGAGAAGTATGATGTTGGGATTTCCATTTCTGCCGTCAAGCTCCAGGATGTCGAGTTACCGAATGAAGAAGTGCGGAAAGCGTTCACGAACGTGACGGATGCTCGTGAAACGGCTAATACGAAACGAAACGAAGCTGAAAAATATGAAAATAAACGGATGAATGAAGCGGAAGGGGAAAAAGACGCCATCATTTCACAGGCCAACGGGGATAAAGCTGCCCGTACCGAGTCCGCTCGCGGGGATGTAGCTGTTTTTGAAAAGCTATATAGTGAGTATAAAGGCAATAAGGGAATCACGAAGGACCGCCTTGTTATTGAGACACTTGAAGAAGTATTACCGAATGCCGAGATTTATATCATGAATGATGATGGAAATACGATGAAATATTTGCCGCTTCGTTCCCTGGAAAAAGAGGAAACGAAAAAAGCGCCAGCTTCCGAAGATAAGGCTTCTGATACTGAAACGAAAAAGCAGGATCCATCTGAAGGAAAAGCGGAAGGGGGCGCAAAACAATGA